A stretch of Aphelocoma coerulescens isolate FSJ_1873_10779 chromosome 1A, UR_Acoe_1.0, whole genome shotgun sequence DNA encodes these proteins:
- the PARPBP gene encoding PCNA-interacting partner isoform X2, producing MCLWHNCIHFSLGYLYLLLVAMATSQQKILHLVKCFRRQWPLFSNSERTTVCGADCMLMALQLSMAEVNKQHHGDFTVSLSDVLETWKYLLHDKLGLSYENMKEPENYADVKKAYHAFLSRSNMLDLIDICQKCYSLGLLPEDESISPVQLLEFISGVLNAQENNGSVLSTPTQINRQGQEHMKVTILAKKSVCSYLSLLVNSKDDLALAHILNVPDRGLGREAFTNLKHASQERKMSIFLMATSFIRTMELGGRDSASSLYDPLRAHVKGLSSFVNFIDKLQEIVGEILNTRIAGGRILSTVKMHLIKGRSNGDPFCQAVEEVVQDLDLKIKNIIDSQQETLTASTTGVSPARPKLHSINHGTAYCGRDTVKVLLVLLDEEAVSPPTQNKADLLCDSESLNLFGITSVLTLFSSPARSDGSSPKPLRQRILKSMDEKVIKDHRNKPSYLKTEKTGLVLIKQTLKRCNNDIFNAFFLLMLFVCINLRTFP from the exons ATGTGCCTCTGGCATAATTGTATTCATTTTTCTCTTGGTTATCTCTATCTTCTACTCGTGGCAATGGCTACTTCCCAGCAAAAAATTTTACACTTGGTCAAGTGTTTCAGAAGACAATGGCCTTTATTTTCCAACTCTGAAAGGACTACTGTGTGTGGAGCAGACTGCATGTTGATGGCATTACAACTGTCCATGGCTGAAGTCAACAAGCAG CACCATGGAGACTTCACAGTATCACTTAGTGATGTGTTGGAAACTTGGAAGTATTTATTACATGACAAACTAGGATTATCATATGAAAACATGAAAGAACCTGAAAATTATGCTGATGTGAAAAAAGCCTATCATGCCTTCTTATCAAGAAGCAATATGTTAGATTTAATCGACATATGTCAGAAGTGCTATAGTCTTGGACTTTTACCTGAAGATGAAAGCATATCCCCT GTTCAACTGTTGGAATTTATTTCTGGTGTATTGAATGCACAAGAAAATAATGGTTCTGTTCTTTCTACTCCTACACAAATCAACAGACAGGGCCAGGAGCATATgaag GTGACAATCCTGGCAAAGAAGTCTGTCTGTTCATATTTAAGCCTTTTGGTGAATTCTAAGGATGATCTGGCATTGGCTCATATTCTAAATGTTCCTGACAGAGGACTTGGTAGAGAAGCCTTCACTAACCTGAAACATGCCtcacaggagagaaaaatgtCCATTTTCCTG ATGGCAACATCTTTTATCCGGACCATGGAACTTGGAGGAAGAGACTCTGCATCTTCTTTATATGATCCTTTAAGAGCCCATGTAAAAGGGCTTTCCagctttgttaattttattgaCAAGCTGCAAGAAATTGTTGGTGAAATCTTAAATACAAG AATTGCAGGGGGGCGAATTCTGTCAACAGTGAAGATGCATTTGATAAAAGGCCGAAGCAATGGGGATCCTTTCTGTCAGGCAGTAGAGGAAGTTGTACAAGATTTGGATTTGAAGATTAAAAATATTATCGATTCACAACAGGAAACCTTGACTGCTAGCACTACTGGAGTCAGTCCAGCACGG CCAAAATTGCATTCCATAAATCATGGCACTGCATATTGTGGCAGAGACACTGTAAAGGTCTTGCTAGTTCTTCTGGACGAAGAAGCTGTCAGTCCTCCTACCCAGAACAAAGCAGATCTGTTATGTGACAGTGAAAGTTTAAATTTATTTGGCATCACCTCTGTTTTGACACTTTTCAG CTCTCCGGCACGATCCGATGGATCTTCTCCAAAACCTCTTAGACAACGTATTCTGAAATCTATGGATGAAAAAGTAATTAAG GACCATAGAAATAAACCAAGCTAtctgaaaacagagaaaactgGTTTAGTTTTGATAAAACAGACATTGAAAAGGTGTAATAATGACATTTtcaatgctttttttcttttgatgctTTTTGTTTGTATCAATCTGAGGACATTTCCATAA
- the PARPBP gene encoding PCNA-interacting partner isoform X4: MCLWHNCIHFSLGYLYLLLVAMATSQQKILHLVKCFRRQWPLFSNSERTTVCGADCMLMALQLSMAEVNKQHHGDFTVSLSDVLETWKYLLHDKLGLSYENMKEPENYADVKKAYHAFLSRSNMLDLIDICQKCYSLGLLPEDESISPVQLLEFISGVLNAQENNGSVLSTPTQINRQGQEHMKVTILAKKSVCSYLSLLVNSKDDLALAHILNVPDRGLGREAFTNLKHASQERKMSIFLMATSFIRTMELGGRDSASSLYDPLRAHVKGLSSFVNFIDKLQEIVGEILNTSSVTAAN, encoded by the exons ATGTGCCTCTGGCATAATTGTATTCATTTTTCTCTTGGTTATCTCTATCTTCTACTCGTGGCAATGGCTACTTCCCAGCAAAAAATTTTACACTTGGTCAAGTGTTTCAGAAGACAATGGCCTTTATTTTCCAACTCTGAAAGGACTACTGTGTGTGGAGCAGACTGCATGTTGATGGCATTACAACTGTCCATGGCTGAAGTCAACAAGCAG CACCATGGAGACTTCACAGTATCACTTAGTGATGTGTTGGAAACTTGGAAGTATTTATTACATGACAAACTAGGATTATCATATGAAAACATGAAAGAACCTGAAAATTATGCTGATGTGAAAAAAGCCTATCATGCCTTCTTATCAAGAAGCAATATGTTAGATTTAATCGACATATGTCAGAAGTGCTATAGTCTTGGACTTTTACCTGAAGATGAAAGCATATCCCCT GTTCAACTGTTGGAATTTATTTCTGGTGTATTGAATGCACAAGAAAATAATGGTTCTGTTCTTTCTACTCCTACACAAATCAACAGACAGGGCCAGGAGCATATgaag GTGACAATCCTGGCAAAGAAGTCTGTCTGTTCATATTTAAGCCTTTTGGTGAATTCTAAGGATGATCTGGCATTGGCTCATATTCTAAATGTTCCTGACAGAGGACTTGGTAGAGAAGCCTTCACTAACCTGAAACATGCCtcacaggagagaaaaatgtCCATTTTCCTG ATGGCAACATCTTTTATCCGGACCATGGAACTTGGAGGAAGAGACTCTGCATCTTCTTTATATGATCCTTTAAGAGCCCATGTAAAAGGGCTTTCCagctttgttaattttattgaCAAGCTGCAAGAAATTGTTGGTGAAATCTTAAATACAAG CTCTGTAACTGCTGCAAACTAA
- the PARPBP gene encoding PCNA-interacting partner isoform X3, with amino-acid sequence MCLWHNCIHFSLGYLYLLLVAMATSQQKILHLVKCFRRQWPLFSNSERTTVCGADCMLMALQLSMAEVNKQHHGDFTVSLSDVLETWKYLLHDKLGLSYENMKEPENYADVKKAYHAFLSRSNMLDLIDICQKCYSLGLLPEDESISPVQLLEFISGVLNAQENNGSVLSTPTQINRQGQEHMKVTILAKKSVCSYLSLLVNSKDDLALAHILNVPDRGLGREAFTNLKHASQERKMSIFLMATSFIRTMELGGRDSASSLYDPLRAHVKGLSSFVNFIDKLQEIVGEILNTSGKQNVISKLYLS; translated from the exons ATGTGCCTCTGGCATAATTGTATTCATTTTTCTCTTGGTTATCTCTATCTTCTACTCGTGGCAATGGCTACTTCCCAGCAAAAAATTTTACACTTGGTCAAGTGTTTCAGAAGACAATGGCCTTTATTTTCCAACTCTGAAAGGACTACTGTGTGTGGAGCAGACTGCATGTTGATGGCATTACAACTGTCCATGGCTGAAGTCAACAAGCAG CACCATGGAGACTTCACAGTATCACTTAGTGATGTGTTGGAAACTTGGAAGTATTTATTACATGACAAACTAGGATTATCATATGAAAACATGAAAGAACCTGAAAATTATGCTGATGTGAAAAAAGCCTATCATGCCTTCTTATCAAGAAGCAATATGTTAGATTTAATCGACATATGTCAGAAGTGCTATAGTCTTGGACTTTTACCTGAAGATGAAAGCATATCCCCT GTTCAACTGTTGGAATTTATTTCTGGTGTATTGAATGCACAAGAAAATAATGGTTCTGTTCTTTCTACTCCTACACAAATCAACAGACAGGGCCAGGAGCATATgaag GTGACAATCCTGGCAAAGAAGTCTGTCTGTTCATATTTAAGCCTTTTGGTGAATTCTAAGGATGATCTGGCATTGGCTCATATTCTAAATGTTCCTGACAGAGGACTTGGTAGAGAAGCCTTCACTAACCTGAAACATGCCtcacaggagagaaaaatgtCCATTTTCCTG ATGGCAACATCTTTTATCCGGACCATGGAACTTGGAGGAAGAGACTCTGCATCTTCTTTATATGATCCTTTAAGAGCCCATGTAAAAGGGCTTTCCagctttgttaattttattgaCAAGCTGCAAGAAATTGTTGGTGAAATCTTAAATACAAG tggaaaacaaaatgttatAAGTAAGCTTTATTTAAGTTAA